Proteins from a genomic interval of Acidimicrobiales bacterium:
- a CDS encoding baseplate J/gp47 family protein gives MTSLPSPNLDDRDFADLVAEATRVVRASCPGWTDLTPGDPGIVLLELFAHLTDVLLYRLNQVPEKVYVELLKLLGVRLAPPAAAGTTLVFSRQGQGGQPGPIRIPAGTRVGTGRPDGGGEVPVFVTVADAVLEPAATEVEVRARHCDVVDAELAGRGTGLPGQVVRAARPPLVVAEDDGTDLVVGVEATADELSGRAAAREHDGRAYRLWREVQSFADVGDDRFVYVVDRVAGTVTFAPAARLQARPGEPGAEPADLAGVPGPLAEVPAAGREIRLWYRRGGGPSGNVAGGTLTQLRSAVPGVTVTNRAPAIGGRAVETVENALVRGPQELHTPRRAVTARDVEALAVGSAAGVARAAAFTRAELWRHAAPGSVEVTIVPAAGPPDGAAAVDLPALRAAETADAAGRVRATLDERRPLGVDMVVRWANYKQVRVSARVVVHRSEDPEAVRARLDHRLREAVNPLPSPGNPLGWRFGQPLRASHVYDVVLKEPGVRFADEVRLLVDEVPLTVRSLAADAFQPSTWFAASGETVFRSLDDGRGWEPAGRFAGETAEVVRTSPQRPGLVAAAVRVGGGEESAVYLSGDLGETWSAAGRFGYHVEDLCWLLRDGQPVVLLATDRGLFELAPGGTPVQVLVDAADPDLGCYSVVAALDVRDELTVAVAAQDERGVYLSSRGGRPGTFRKVGLAGTDVRRLAVQTVGPTRFLWAGVTVPGDEPGSGALRWELRGAEDPPEGWVPMSQGWVGGSCHDLAFLDTTALAASHTAGVLRLDASAERPSWTASDVASRLPLRDTGRFHPVDAVATSHRAGLVMAGGPAGANRSTDGGATYEPTSERVFREAVTLPPTWLFVSGPHELTVVGEDAAG, from the coding sequence GTGACCTCGCTGCCGTCGCCGAACCTGGACGACCGGGACTTCGCCGACCTCGTCGCCGAGGCCACGAGGGTCGTGCGGGCGTCCTGCCCCGGGTGGACGGACCTCACCCCGGGCGACCCGGGCATCGTCCTGCTCGAGCTGTTCGCCCACCTGACCGACGTCCTCCTGTACCGCCTCAACCAGGTGCCCGAGAAGGTCTACGTCGAGCTCCTGAAGCTGCTCGGCGTCCGCCTCGCGCCGCCGGCCGCCGCCGGCACGACACTGGTGTTCTCCCGCCAGGGCCAGGGCGGCCAGCCCGGCCCCATCCGCATCCCGGCCGGCACCCGCGTCGGCACCGGGCGGCCCGACGGGGGCGGCGAGGTGCCCGTGTTCGTCACCGTCGCCGACGCCGTGCTCGAGCCGGCGGCCACCGAGGTCGAGGTGCGGGCCCGGCACTGCGACGTCGTCGACGCCGAGCTGGCCGGGCGGGGCACGGGCCTGCCCGGGCAGGTGGTGCGGGCCGCCCGCCCGCCGCTGGTCGTCGCCGAGGACGACGGGACCGACCTCGTCGTCGGCGTCGAGGCGACCGCCGACGAGCTCTCCGGGCGCGCCGCGGCCAGGGAGCACGACGGCCGCGCCTACCGGCTGTGGCGCGAGGTGCAGAGCTTCGCCGACGTGGGCGACGACCGGTTCGTCTACGTCGTCGACCGGGTGGCGGGGACGGTCACGTTCGCGCCGGCCGCCCGCCTCCAGGCCCGGCCGGGCGAGCCGGGCGCCGAGCCGGCCGACCTCGCCGGCGTGCCGGGGCCGCTCGCCGAGGTGCCGGCCGCCGGGCGGGAGATCCGCCTCTGGTACCGGCGGGGCGGCGGGCCGTCCGGCAACGTCGCCGGCGGCACCCTCACCCAGCTGCGGTCGGCCGTCCCCGGCGTCACCGTCACCAACCGGGCGCCGGCCATCGGCGGCCGGGCGGTCGAGACGGTCGAGAACGCGCTCGTGCGCGGCCCCCAGGAGCTGCACACGCCCCGGCGGGCCGTCACCGCGCGGGACGTGGAGGCGCTGGCCGTCGGCAGCGCGGCCGGCGTGGCCAGGGCCGCCGCCTTCACGAGGGCCGAGCTGTGGCGCCACGCCGCGCCGGGCAGCGTCGAGGTAACGATCGTGCCGGCCGCCGGCCCGCCCGACGGCGCCGCCGCCGTCGACCTCCCCGCCCTCCGGGCCGCCGAGACGGCCGACGCCGCCGGCCGGGTGAGGGCAACCCTCGACGAACGCCGCCCGCTCGGCGTCGACATGGTCGTCCGCTGGGCCAACTACAAGCAGGTGCGGGTGAGCGCCAGGGTGGTCGTCCACCGCTCGGAGGACCCCGAGGCCGTCAGGGCCCGGCTCGACCACCGCCTCCGGGAGGCCGTCAACCCCCTCCCGTCGCCCGGCAACCCGCTCGGGTGGCGCTTCGGCCAGCCGCTGCGGGCGTCGCACGTGTACGACGTCGTCTTGAAGGAGCCGGGCGTCCGGTTCGCCGACGAGGTCCGCCTGCTGGTCGACGAGGTGCCGCTCACCGTGCGCTCGCTCGCCGCCGACGCCTTCCAGCCGTCGACCTGGTTCGCGGCGAGCGGGGAGACCGTGTTCCGCTCCCTCGACGACGGGCGGGGCTGGGAGCCGGCCGGGCGCTTCGCGGGCGAGACGGCCGAGGTCGTGAGGACCAGCCCGCAGCGGCCCGGCCTGGTCGCCGCGGCCGTGCGGGTGGGCGGGGGCGAGGAGTCGGCCGTCTACCTGTCCGGCGACCTCGGCGAGACGTGGTCGGCGGCCGGGCGCTTCGGCTATCACGTCGAGGACCTGTGCTGGCTGCTGCGGGACGGCCAGCCGGTCGTGCTCCTGGCCACCGACCGCGGGCTGTTCGAGCTGGCGCCGGGCGGGACGCCGGTGCAGGTGCTGGTCGACGCGGCCGACCCCGACCTCGGCTGCTACTCGGTCGTCGCCGCGCTCGACGTGCGCGACGAGCTGACCGTCGCCGTCGCCGCCCAGGACGAGCGGGGGGTCTACCTGTCGAGCCGGGGCGGGCGACCCGGGACGTTCCGCAAGGTCGGGCTGGCGGGGACCGACGTGCGCCGCCTCGCCGTGCAGACGGTCGGACCGACCCGCTTCCTGTGGGCCGGGGTGACGGTCCCCGGCGACGAGCCGGGCAGCGGGGCGCTGCGCTGGGAGCTGAGGGGCGCCGAGGACCCGCCCGAGGGCTGGGTGCCGATGTCGCAGGGCTGGGTGGGAGGGTCGTGCCACGACCTGGCCTTCCTCGACACCACCGCCCTCGCCGCGTCCCACACGGCCGGCGTGCTCCGGCTCGACGCCTCCGCCGAGCGGCCGTCGTGGACGGCGTCCGACGTCGCCAGCCGGCTGCCCCTGCGCGACACCGGGCGGTT
- a CDS encoding GPW/gp25 family protein, translated as MTEPDRAWRFLHPDLDQVDDWPGLRVASTGGVDMVAGADAVRQSLLLLLSTIPGERVMRPDYGCPLHRLVFSPNDDTTAGLAIHYVRQAVERWEPRVEVIGVEADRDAEAPERLEVTLDYRVRRTRQREALRVAVDLGGAE; from the coding sequence GTGACCGAGCCCGACCGCGCCTGGCGGTTCCTGCACCCCGACCTCGACCAGGTCGACGACTGGCCGGGCCTGCGCGTCGCCTCGACCGGGGGGGTCGACATGGTCGCCGGCGCGGACGCCGTCCGGCAGTCGCTGCTGCTCCTGCTGTCCACCATCCCCGGCGAGCGGGTGATGCGCCCCGACTACGGCTGCCCGCTGCACCGGCTCGTGTTCAGCCCCAACGACGACACGACGGCCGGTCTCGCCATCCACTACGTGCGCCAGGCGGTCGAGCGGTGGGAGCCCCGCGTGGAGGTCATCGGCGTCGAGGCCGACCGGGACGCGGAGGCGCCCGAGCGGCTCGAGGTCACCCTCGACTACCGGGTCAGGCGCACCCGGCAGCGGGAGGCGCTCCGGGTGGCCGTCGACCTCGGAGGTGCCGAGTGA